The following proteins are encoded in a genomic region of Nicotiana sylvestris chromosome 4, ASM39365v2, whole genome shotgun sequence:
- the LOC138889827 gene encoding uncharacterized protein translates to MKLALKAKRKLGFITGNCKKESFEDTLHEKWETYNAIVHSWIMNSVSKDFVSGIIYASNAHAVWEDLKERFDKMNRVMIFQIHEAISKLSQGTDTVAVYFTKLKELWAEYDVLFLNGLNDTYDQARRQILKNTNEPTLNQAYVLISQDESQQAM, encoded by the exons ATGAAGCTAGCTCTAAAGGCCAAGCGAAAATTAGGGTTCATCACAGGGAATTGCAAAAAAGAGTCGTTTGAGGATACTCTCCATGAGAAATGGGAGACCTACAACGCAATAGTGCATTCCTGGATCATGAACTCGGTCTCGAAGGACTTTGTTAGCGGAATCATATATGCATCTAATGCGCATGCTGTATGGGAAGACCTTAAGGAACGATTTGATAAAATGAATCGAGTAATGATTTTTCAGATACACGAAGCAATTTCAAAGTTATCACAAGGAACTGATACCGTTGCTGTCTATTTTACCAAACTGAAAGAGCTTTGGGCAGAGTACGATGTGTTG TTTCTAAATGGGCTAAATGACACATATGATCAAGCACGCAGGCAGATTTTGAAGAATACTAATGAACCAACTCTTAACCAGGCATATGTATTGATTTCTCAAGATGAGAGTCAACAAGCTATGTGA